A stretch of the Lolium perenne isolate Kyuss_39 chromosome 3, Kyuss_2.0, whole genome shotgun sequence genome encodes the following:
- the LOC139837933 gene encoding uncharacterized protein, which produces MAEPKMTGMSTTTSARKRRTCSEPNAVLMKQSSLEDSRQSDPVQHYDNAGVMKKSLVEDRAQKRFRGEPMQRYNNAVVMKQSSSEERPTKSSDLSSDASSHSRQPRPFLSSNKNISRLYFIKDMVLLL; this is translated from the exons atggctgaacctaaaatgacaggcatgtcgaccacgactagtgcacgcaagagaaggacctgcagcgagcca aatgcagttttaatgaagcagtcatcattagaagatagtcgccaaagcgaccctgtgcaacattatgat aatgcaggtgtaatgaagaagtccttagtagaagatagagcgcaaaaaaggttccggggtgagcctatgcaacgatataat aatgcagttgtgatgaagcaatcttcatcagaagagaggcccacaaaaagttctgatctttcttctgatgcatcctctcatagccgtcaacctagaccattcctttcatcaaacaagaatatctcaaggttgtactttataaaagacatggtattgctgctttaa